The following are encoded together in the Cynocephalus volans isolate mCynVol1 chromosome 4, mCynVol1.pri, whole genome shotgun sequence genome:
- the C4H11orf52 gene encoding uncharacterized protein C11orf52 homolog, giving the protein MGNGLCCRGSWSCPSAFRKKKKTGSQARRTVKPQQQLQQSDTKGHETTGHTYERVLQQPESRERSQGPVSEESNLHYADIQVCSRQSAHELKHLHLENATEYATLCFPQAIPRYDRKNGTLV; this is encoded by the exons ATGGGAAACGGGCTCTGCTGCCGGGGAAGCTG GAGCTGCCCATCAGCTTTccggaagaaaaaaaaaacag GGAGCCAAGCAAGACGAACAGTGAAGCCACAGCAACAGCTGCAGCAGAGTGACACAAAG GGCCATGAAACAACAGGACATACGTATGAGCGggtgttacagcagcctgagtcTCGAGAGAGGAGTCAAGGCCCGGTGTCAGAGGAGAGCAACTTACATTACGCAGATATTCAAGTGTGCAGCCGTCAATCAGCCCATGAGCTAAAACACCTGCATTtagaaaatgctacagagtatgCGACCCTTTGCTTCCCCCAGGCCATACCTCGCTATGACAGAAAGAATGGGACCCTGGTGTGA
- the HSPB2 gene encoding heat shock protein beta-2 isoform X2 — MSGRSVPHAHPATAEYEFANPSRLGEQRFGEDEVTVRTVDNLLEVSARHPQRLDRHGFVSREFCRTYVLPADVDPWRVRAALSHDGILNLEAPRGGRHLDTEVNEVYISLLSAPPDPEEEEEAASVEP, encoded by the exons ATGTCGGGCCGCTCGGTGCCACATGCCCACCCGGCCACTGCCGAGTACGAATTTGCCAACCCGAGCCGCCTGGGTGAGCAGCGCTTCGGAGAAG ATGAGGTGACCGTGAGGACTGTGGACAACCTGCTGGAGGTGTCTGCCCGCCACCCCCAGCGCCTGGACCGCCATGGCTTCGTGTCCCGAGAGTTCTGCCGCACCTATGTCCTGCCTGCTGATGTCGACCCCTGGCGAGTCCGAGCTGCTCTCTCCCATGATGGCATCCTTAACCTGGAAGCGCCTCGGGGTGGCCGACATTTGGACACAGAGGTCAATGAGGTCTACATCTCCCTGCTCTCTGCACCTCCAGatccagaggaagaggaggaggcagccAGTGTTGAGCCCTGA
- the HSPB2 gene encoding heat shock protein beta-2 isoform X1, translated as MSGRSVPHAHPATAEYEFANPSRLGEQRFGEGLLPEEILTPTLYHGYYVRPRAARAGEGSRAGASELRLSEGKFQAFLDVSHFTPDEVTVRTVDNLLEVSARHPQRLDRHGFVSREFCRTYVLPADVDPWRVRAALSHDGILNLEAPRGGRHLDTEVNEVYISLLSAPPDPEEEEEAASVEP; from the exons ATGTCGGGCCGCTCGGTGCCACATGCCCACCCGGCCACTGCCGAGTACGAATTTGCCAACCCGAGCCGCCTGGGTGAGCAGCGCTTCGGAGAAG GCCTCCTGCCAGAAGAGATCCTGACCCCCACCCTCTACCATGGCTACTATGTCCGGCCCCGGGCAGCCCGAGCCggggaggggagcagggcagGGGCCTCTGAGCTTAGGCTCAGTGAGGGCAAGTTCCAGGCATTTCTGGATGTGAGCCACTTTACCCCAGATGAGGTGACCGTGAGGACTGTGGACAACCTGCTGGAGGTGTCTGCCCGCCACCCCCAGCGCCTGGACCGCCATGGCTTCGTGTCCCGAGAGTTCTGCCGCACCTATGTCCTGCCTGCTGATGTCGACCCCTGGCGAGTCCGAGCTGCTCTCTCCCATGATGGCATCCTTAACCTGGAAGCGCCTCGGGGTGGCCGACATTTGGACACAGAGGTCAATGAGGTCTACATCTCCCTGCTCTCTGCACCTCCAGatccagaggaagaggaggaggcagccAGTGTTGAGCCCTGA